A single window of Sander lucioperca isolate FBNREF2018 chromosome 22, SLUC_FBN_1.2, whole genome shotgun sequence DNA harbors:
- the LOC118494295 gene encoding arginase-2, mitochondrial-like, with amino-acid sequence MRSARTLRQLATVSRRSFHLHHHLHQQRSAGIIGAPFSGGQPQGGVERGPDLIRAAGLLHRLQEQGCAVKDYGNLVFEDVVEDAPVGGVKRVRAVGSANRRLSEAVQEVKKDGHTSVMLGGDHRCRRLCWRHMDEAVNLLPGWAMNKQPSKESLKGKVEEIFGLGHPQPPSKQSETRPSEFIITTDIIKEHNWTAEYGIQMRYVHSTETVI; translated from the exons ATGAGGAGCGCGAGGACGCTGCGGCAGCTCGCGACTGTTTCCAGACGGAgttttcatcttcatcatcatcttcatcagcagCGGTCAGCGGGGATCATCGGAGCTCCTTTCTCCGggggacag cctcagGGTGGAGTGGAGAGAGGACCGGACCTGATCAGAGCTGCAGGCCTGCTGCACAGACTGCAAGAGCAAG gCTGTGCAGTGAAGGATTATGGGAACCTGGTGTTTGAGGACGTGGTGGAGGACGCGCCCGTGGGCGGGGTAAAACGTGTACGGGCGGTGGGCAGCGCCAACCGGAGGCTGTCGGAGGCGGTGCAGGAGGTGAAGAAGGACGGACACACATCAGTGATGCTGGGAGGAGACCACAg ATGCAGGCGGCTCTGTTGGCGGCATATGGACGAAGCTGTGAATCTTCTCCCAGGTTGGGCCATGAATAAACAACCCAGCAAGGAGAGTCTTAAGGGCAAGGTGGAGGAGATCTTTGGGCTGGGACACCCGCAGCCACCGAGCAAACAGAGTGAAACCAGACCATCCGAGTTCATCATTACGACTGACATCATCAAGGAGCACAACTGGACTGCGG